One Alkaliphilus sp. B6464 genomic window carries:
- the arsD gene encoding arsenite efflux transporter metallochaperone ArsD, which translates to MKKMIIFEPAMCCSTGVCGPSVDKELLRVSTVISNLKNNGVIVERHNLTSNPLIFVQNQEINNMLDREGIEILPVIMVDGVVVKTKSYPSNEEFCSLLDVTEDYLKAPNKNESKGCCDPNSGCC; encoded by the coding sequence ATGAAAAAAATGATAATTTTTGAACCAGCTATGTGTTGTTCTACAGGAGTTTGCGGCCCATCTGTTGATAAGGAGCTATTAAGAGTTTCTACTGTAATTAGTAATTTAAAGAATAATGGAGTAATAGTCGAAAGACATAATCTAACTAGTAATCCTTTAATATTTGTTCAAAATCAAGAAATAAATAATATGTTAGATAGAGAAGGCATAGAAATCCTGCCAGTTATAATGGTTGACGGAGTTGTTGTAAAAACTAAAAGCTACCCAAGCAATGAAGAATTTTGTTCTTTATTAGATGTTACAGAAGATTATTTAAAAGCACCAAATAAAAATGAATCTAAAGGATGCTGTGACCCTAATAGTGGATGCTGCTAA